The proteins below come from a single Strix uralensis isolate ZFMK-TIS-50842 chromosome 8, bStrUra1, whole genome shotgun sequence genomic window:
- the CACYBP gene encoding calcyclin-binding protein codes for MAAAREELQKDLEEVKELLTKATRKRLRDVLMTEKHKLELEIKNQPPPKPKDVAEEDKSLLGGYTVKINNYGWDQSDKFIKIYISLNGVQKLPAENVQVNFTERSFDLLVKNLNGKNYTMTFNNLLKPISVEGSSRKIKTDTVLVMCRKKREEKWECLTQVEKESKEKEKAAYDTSDPSEGLMNLLKKMYAEGDDEMKRTINKAWVESREKQSKGDIPMDI; via the exons ATGGCCGCAGCGCGCGAGGAG TTACAAAAAGATCTGGAAGAGGTTAAAGAATTGCTTACAAAAGCCACGAGGAAGCGACTTCGTGATGTCCTCATGACTGAGAAACACAAGCTAGAGCTAGAAATCAAGAATCAGCCTCCACCAAAGCCAAAAGATGTGGCAGAGGAAGACAAGTCGTTGCTGGGAGGAtacacagtgaaaataaacaaTTATG gTTGGGATCAGTCAGATAAGTTTATTAAGATTTACATCTCTTTAAATGGAGTCCAGAAGCTTCCAGCTGAGAATGTGCAGGTGAATTTCACAGAGAG GTCATTCGATCTGCTAGTGAAGAATCTGAACGGGAAGAACTACACCATGACCTTCAACAACCTGCTGAAACCCATCTCTGTGGAAGGCAGCTCTAGAAAG ATAAAGACAGACACGGTCCTTGTGATGTgtaggaagaagagggaggagaaatgggaatGTCTCACTCaagtggaaaaagaaagcaaagagaaaga GAAGGCTGCCTACGACACCTCAGATCCTAGTGAAGGGCTTATGAACCTTTTAAAAAAGATGTACGCAGAAGGGGATGATGAAATGAAGCGCACCATCAACAAAGCCTGGGttgaaagcagagaaaagcaatcCAAAGGGGACATACCAATGGATATTTGA
- the MRPS14 gene encoding small ribosomal subunit protein uS14m isoform X2 produces the protein MAASMLGWALRAARQVLPSPCTRQVRSYYVDWRMLRDVKRRKLAYEYADERLRINAIRKNTILPKELQEVADKEIADLPRDSCPVRIRNRSPALISN, from the exons ATGGCGGCCTCCATGTTAGGCTGGGCGCTGCGGGCCGCTCGGCAG gtTCTCCCCTCACCCTGCACAAGGCAAGTGCGGAGCTACTACGTGGACTGGAGGATGCTGCGGGATGTCAAGAGAAGGAAACTGGCGTACGAGTACGCGGACGAGAGGCTGCGGATCAACGCCATCCGGAAGAACACCATCCTTCCCAAGGAGCTGCAG GAAGTGGCTGATAAAGAGATTGCTGACTTGCCCCGGGACAGCTGCCCTGTGAGGATCCGAAATAG GAGTCCAGCATTAATATCAAACTAA
- the MRPS14 gene encoding small ribosomal subunit protein uS14m isoform X1 gives MAASMLGWALRAARQVLPSPCTRQVRSYYVDWRMLRDVKRRKLAYEYADERLRINAIRKNTILPKELQEVADKEIADLPRDSCPVRIRNRCVLTSRPRGVKRRWRLSRIVFRHFADHAQMSGVQRAMW, from the exons ATGGCGGCCTCCATGTTAGGCTGGGCGCTGCGGGCCGCTCGGCAG gtTCTCCCCTCACCCTGCACAAGGCAAGTGCGGAGCTACTACGTGGACTGGAGGATGCTGCGGGATGTCAAGAGAAGGAAACTGGCGTACGAGTACGCGGACGAGAGGCTGCGGATCAACGCCATCCGGAAGAACACCATCCTTCCCAAGGAGCTGCAG GAAGTGGCTGATAAAGAGATTGCTGACTTGCCCCGGGACAGCTGCCCTGTGAGGATCCGAAATAGGTGTGTCCTGACATCCCGCCCTCGGGGGGTGAAGCGGCGTTGGAGGCTCAGCAGAATTGTTTTCCGCCATTTTGCTGACCATGCTCAGATGTCTGGGGTACAGAGGGCTATGTGGTAG